A single genomic interval of Paenibacillus sp. J23TS9 harbors:
- a CDS encoding helix-turn-helix domain-containing protein produces MQSIYDRIESLIKMRGMTKKLFCEELGISTGNLGDWKRSKSTPSTNKLVEISSFFGVSLDWLILGKEPESFLIKENRSTYVWDECDQSSVLLSEKEKEFIKEYISFTRYKKQQSFDQ; encoded by the coding sequence ATGCAATCCATTTACGATCGAATTGAATCGTTAATTAAAATGCGGGGGATGACGAAGAAGCTATTTTGTGAAGAGCTGGGGATCAGTACAGGCAATCTGGGAGACTGGAAAAGGAGTAAATCAACACCAAGCACGAATAAGCTCGTTGAAATTTCCTCGTTTTTTGGCGTCAGCTTGGATTGGCTCATTCTGGGCAAAGAACCGGAGTCTTTTCTTATAAAGGAAAACAGGAGTACATACGTATGGGACGAATGTGATCAATCCAGCGTCTTATTATCCGAAAAAGAAAAAGAGTTTATTAAGGAGTATATCAGTTTTACCCGCTATAAAAAACAACAATCTTTTGATCAATAA
- a CDS encoding MarR family winged helix-turn-helix transcriptional regulator produces MTIFIDVNIIVLTIILKECFALSRFTSTHQSIGFRFGNMSRKMSALFAGRLKPYGITPEQWTVLYQVYLQEGINQKELATRSGKDQPSITRILDVLDKKGFIQRKPDPGDRRAYLIYATSAVQELMNETVPLELSLNDELIAGISDEQLQTLDQIMKQINANIDRIFVD; encoded by the coding sequence TTGACGATTTTCATTGATGTGAATATAATTGTCTTGACAATTATTTTGAAGGAGTGTTTTGCTCTGAGCAGATTCACATCAACCCATCAATCCATCGGATTCCGTTTTGGCAATATGTCACGTAAAATGTCCGCTCTTTTTGCAGGCAGACTCAAGCCTTATGGCATTACCCCCGAGCAATGGACCGTTCTTTACCAGGTATATCTTCAGGAAGGAATTAACCAGAAGGAGCTTGCCACGAGATCCGGTAAGGATCAGCCTTCCATTACGCGTATTCTGGATGTGCTCGATAAAAAAGGCTTCATCCAGCGTAAACCCGATCCTGGAGACCGCAGAGCCTATTTGATTTACGCTACTTCGGCTGTACAAGAGCTAATGAACGAGACCGTACCGCTGGAGCTCAGCCTGAATGATGAGCTGATCGCCGGCATTTCAGATGAACAGTTGCAAACGCTGGATCAAATTATGAAACAGATTAATGCTAATATCGATCGAATTTTTGTAGATTAG
- the kdpC gene encoding potassium-transporting ATPase subunit KdpC, whose product MKTTAKFEEVSHGSIWLIALRSSLLFIVICGIAYPLASTGLAQLIFPHQANGSMVKDTTGRTVGSELIGQTFTDPSFFQGRISSIDNDGAGSGSGNYAPSNPELLKRVKDSIAQWEKENPKVAVSGLPVDLITNSGSGLDPHITPASAEVQIPRISALRHIPEEQLKQLVAKSIEGRDLGVFGEERVNVLKLNLELQMLGSK is encoded by the coding sequence ATGAAGACAACGGCGAAATTCGAAGAAGTGTCGCATGGCTCCATTTGGCTTATAGCCCTGCGCTCCAGCTTATTGTTCATCGTGATTTGCGGCATCGCTTATCCGCTGGCAAGCACAGGACTCGCCCAGCTGATCTTTCCGCATCAGGCCAATGGGAGTATGGTCAAGGACACCACAGGTCGTACGGTGGGTTCAGAGCTCATCGGGCAGACCTTTACGGATCCATCGTTTTTCCAAGGGCGGATATCCAGCATTGATAACGATGGTGCCGGGTCAGGCTCTGGCAACTACGCTCCGTCGAATCCCGAGCTGCTGAAGCGAGTTAAGGATTCCATCGCCCAGTGGGAGAAAGAAAATCCCAAGGTGGCTGTCAGCGGGCTGCCTGTGGATCTGATTACCAACTCCGGATCAGGTCTGGATCCGCATATTACGCCTGCTTCTGCCGAGGTTCAAATTCCGCGGATTAGCGCCCTGCGCCATATTCCAGAGGAACAGCTAAAGCAGCTGGTTGCAAAGAGCATCGAAGGACGGGATCTTGGCGTTTTTGGCGAAGAGAGAGTGAATGTGCTGAAGCTGAATCTGGAGCTGCAGATGCTTGGCAGCAAATAA
- the kdpA gene encoding potassium-transporting ATPase subunit KdpA, which yields MDILQICIVIAVLLLLVKPVGSYIYHVFSNEANRTDKIFGAVEKLFYKFIGLKNRSGMNWKKYALSMIATNIILVAVSYLILRLMGGLPVNPNQTGNMEASLSFNTVISFMTNTNLQHYSGESGMSYFGQMIVITMMMFTSAASGLVIAISFMRGITRRGGGMGNFFEDFVKAHTRVFLPLAIIVTLVLVGLQVPQTLEPTVTVNTLGGAVQHIAMGPVASLESIKHLGTNGGGFFGVNSAHPFENPRPLTNVIEILSMWTISASLPYTFGRFAKNRKQGWIVFSAMMVLFAAFLCLTYFSEKSGNPLINELGINSTQGSMEGKEVRFGVAQSALFTTVTTAATTGSVNNMHDTLTPLGGLAPLAEMMLNVVFGGKGVGFVNMIMYAILGVFICGLMVGRTPEFLGRKIESREMKLIAIAILAHPFIILVPTAVSFMTHLGTDALTNPMYHGLSQSLYEYTSSAANNGSGFEGLGDNTVFWNVSTGLVMLLGRYVSIIALLGVAGSLSRKRTVPETIGTFHTDTKLFAGILVGTVLLIGALTFLPVLVLGPVAEFLTLK from the coding sequence TTGGATATCCTGCAGATTTGTATCGTTATCGCTGTGCTGCTCCTGCTGGTTAAACCGGTAGGCAGCTATATATATCACGTATTCTCCAATGAGGCGAACCGTACGGACAAAATTTTTGGAGCCGTAGAAAAGCTCTTTTATAAGTTCATCGGTCTAAAAAACCGCTCCGGCATGAACTGGAAAAAATACGCTCTCAGTATGATTGCGACCAACATCATATTGGTGGCCGTCAGCTATTTGATTCTCAGACTGATGGGAGGGCTGCCAGTCAATCCGAATCAAACCGGAAATATGGAGGCCAGCCTGTCCTTTAATACCGTCATCAGTTTCATGACCAATACGAATCTTCAGCATTACAGCGGCGAAAGCGGCATGTCTTACTTCGGCCAGATGATCGTCATCACGATGATGATGTTTACGTCGGCGGCTTCCGGTCTGGTCATTGCCATCTCATTTATGCGTGGGATCACCCGCAGAGGAGGCGGGATGGGTAACTTTTTTGAAGACTTCGTAAAGGCTCATACCCGCGTATTTCTGCCGCTCGCGATCATCGTTACGCTGGTGCTGGTGGGACTGCAGGTACCGCAGACGCTGGAGCCTACCGTTACTGTAAACACGCTTGGCGGTGCAGTGCAGCACATTGCCATGGGGCCTGTAGCGTCCCTGGAGTCGATCAAGCATCTCGGAACGAACGGGGGCGGATTTTTCGGCGTGAACTCGGCGCATCCCTTTGAAAATCCGCGTCCGCTGACGAACGTAATTGAAATATTGAGCATGTGGACGATTTCGGCGTCGCTGCCTTATACCTTTGGGCGGTTTGCGAAAAACCGCAAGCAGGGCTGGATTGTTTTCTCGGCCATGATGGTGCTGTTCGCAGCTTTCCTGTGCCTGACCTATTTTTCGGAAAAAAGCGGCAACCCGCTAATCAATGAGCTTGGCATCAACAGTACGCAAGGCAGCATGGAGGGCAAAGAGGTCCGGTTCGGCGTGGCGCAGTCCGCGCTGTTCACGACCGTCACGACGGCGGCGACGACCGGCTCGGTCAATAACATGCATGATACGCTGACGCCGCTTGGCGGACTTGCTCCACTGGCGGAAATGATGCTGAACGTCGTGTTCGGAGGCAAGGGTGTAGGTTTCGTCAATATGATTATGTATGCCATTCTGGGCGTGTTCATATGCGGTTTGATGGTTGGACGGACACCGGAGTTCCTGGGGCGTAAAATCGAAAGCCGGGAAATGAAGCTGATTGCCATTGCGATACTCGCGCATCCGTTTATCATTTTGGTTCCGACGGCTGTTTCATTTATGACGCATCTGGGAACGGATGCCTTGACTAACCCAATGTATCACGGACTGAGCCAATCCTTGTATGAGTATACTTCTTCCGCAGCGAACAACGGCTCCGGCTTCGAGGGCCTGGGTGATAACACGGTGTTCTGGAACGTAAGCACGGGGCTTGTCATGCTATTGGGACGGTATGTCTCGATTATCGCTCTCCTGGGCGTAGCCGGCTCTCTGTCGCGAAAAAGAACGGTCCCTGAAACCATCGGCACCTTCCATACGGATACAAAGCTGTTTGCGGGCATTTTGGTCGGAACAGTGCTCCTGATCGGAGCATTGACCTTCCTGCCGGTGCTGGTTCTGGGCCCGGTGGCGGAATTTCTAACACTTAAATAA
- a CDS encoding DUF2804 domain-containing protein, with translation MNNHRITTFSDLLYPNGTLMQKGYSTKAVMHYNRRYIKSAPWRIKEWDFYQVSNDDFCLQLTIGHVSYAGNVSAMLIDFKNEKTYTVTDMLVLPFNRLKMPESAEHGDLAVHRKKIDMQFEVYKGGRRLRCKTRDPKAQHNMEIDILLSQPDQESLVIATPFDDHPKHFYYNHKINCMPASGTVKMGGNTITFEPDTAFGLIDWGRGVWPFSHEWFWGNGSTWIDGKRFGFNIGFGFGNTEAATENILFYNGTSHKLNHVYVDLAAGGYMSPKKFTSDDGRFEMDFEPVFDRYTETKMLFVDNGCHQIFGRFTGKAVLDDGTVLEVKDMMAFMEHAVNNW, from the coding sequence ATGAACAATCATCGCATTACGACATTTTCGGATTTGCTTTATCCCAATGGCACCTTGATGCAGAAGGGCTATTCTACCAAAGCGGTCATGCACTATAATCGGCGGTATATTAAATCCGCACCATGGCGTATCAAGGAATGGGACTTTTACCAGGTATCCAATGATGACTTCTGCCTTCAGCTGACGATAGGCCATGTCTCTTATGCCGGCAATGTCTCGGCCATGCTGATCGATTTCAAGAATGAAAAGACCTATACCGTCACCGATATGCTGGTTCTTCCTTTTAACAGGCTGAAGATGCCGGAATCGGCCGAGCATGGAGATCTTGCGGTTCATCGTAAAAAGATCGACATGCAGTTTGAGGTATATAAAGGCGGACGCCGTCTTCGCTGCAAGACCCGTGATCCTAAAGCACAGCATAATATGGAGATTGATATTCTTCTCTCCCAGCCTGATCAGGAGTCACTGGTCATCGCCACACCATTTGATGATCATCCCAAGCATTTTTACTACAATCATAAAATCAACTGCATGCCTGCCAGCGGTACGGTGAAGATGGGGGGGAATACCATCACGTTCGAGCCGGATACCGCATTTGGACTTATCGACTGGGGCCGCGGTGTATGGCCGTTCAGCCATGAGTGGTTCTGGGGCAACGGAAGCACCTGGATTGACGGCAAACGCTTTGGCTTCAACATCGGTTTTGGATTCGGCAATACGGAGGCTGCCACCGAAAACATTCTTTTCTATAACGGAACCTCGCATAAGCTGAACCATGTATATGTGGATCTGGCTGCTGGCGGATACATGTCTCCCAAAAAATTCACCAGTGACGATGGGCGTTTTGAAATGGATTTTGAGCCCGTGTTCGACCGTTATACCGAGACAAAAATGCTGTTTGTGGACAATGGCTGCCATCAAATTTTTGGCCGGTTCACCGGCAAAGCCGTCCTGGATGACGGCACGGTGCTGGAAGTGAAAGATATGATGGCTTTCATGGAGCATGCGGTGAATAACTGGTAA
- a CDS encoding glutathione peroxidase translates to MSVYDYHARTLQGKEKPLSDYQDQVLLIVNTASKCGLTPQYRGLQELYEKFHDQHFEILGFPSNQFAHQEPGGSEEIAEFCQVNYGVSFPMFEKIDVKGDNAHPLFKHLTEKAPGVLGSKAIKWNFTKFLVDKQGRVIKRYAPQTTPDKIEEDIKKLIGNSSSN, encoded by the coding sequence ATGTCTGTGTACGACTATCATGCCCGCACGTTGCAGGGCAAGGAAAAACCTTTATCCGACTATCAGGATCAAGTGCTGCTTATCGTAAATACGGCAAGCAAGTGCGGGTTGACTCCCCAATATCGGGGGCTTCAGGAGCTGTACGAAAAATTTCATGATCAGCATTTTGAAATCCTCGGATTTCCCAGCAACCAGTTTGCGCATCAAGAGCCGGGAGGCAGCGAGGAAATTGCGGAGTTTTGCCAAGTCAATTACGGCGTAAGCTTTCCCATGTTCGAGAAAATCGATGTCAAGGGCGATAACGCCCATCCGCTGTTCAAGCATCTCACCGAAAAGGCGCCTGGCGTACTGGGCTCCAAGGCGATCAAATGGAATTTCACTAAATTTCTGGTCGACAAACAAGGGCGGGTTATTAAGCGCTACGCACCACAAACGACACCGGATAAAATTGAAGAGGATATTAAAAAGCTGATCGGGAATTCTTCTTCCAATTAA
- the kdpB gene encoding potassium-transporting ATPase subunit KdpB — protein sequence MSGKRKSMLTGSIIKHAMKDSIIKLNPVVMLKNPVMFVVEIGTFVVLLMVLFPDYFNTGGRLGFNLTVFLILLFTVLFANFAEALAEGRGKAQADSLKKSKKETTANKCVGPDIKVVNSTELRKGDIVIVSQGEMIPGDGEVIEGLASVDESAITGESAPVIKEAGGDFSSVTGGTRVVSDRIKVAITSDPGESFIDRMISLVEGASRQKTPNEIALSTLLTTLTLIFLIVVVTLAPIAKYLGISLDIPVLISLLVCLIPTTIGGLLSAIGIAGMDRVTQFNVLAMSGKAVEASGDINTMILDKTGTITYGNRMASQFIPAGDASLPETAYWAAVSSLKDETPEGRSVLELMKKQTLGYDEDIAAGGEFIEFKAETRMSGIDLQDGRHVRKGAVDAVRQWVLSQGGSIPSDLAANSDAIASEGGTPLAVAVDDKIYGLIHLKDTVKPGMKERFEQLREMGIRTIMCTGDNPLTAATIAREAGVDDYIAESKPEDKIAVIRREQAEGKLVAMTGDGTNDAPALAQADVGIAMNSGTVAAKEAANMVDLDSDPSKIIEVVAIGKQLLMTRGALTTFSIANDVAKYFAIIPAMFMVAIPQMNVLNVMALGSPMSAILSALIFNAVIIPLLIPLAMKGIKYKPMSSARLLSRNLMIFGLGGVIAPFAGIKLIDLVVHLWI from the coding sequence ATGAGCGGAAAACGCAAAAGCATGCTTACAGGCAGCATTATCAAGCATGCTATGAAGGACAGCATTATTAAATTGAATCCGGTCGTTATGTTGAAGAATCCGGTCATGTTCGTGGTTGAAATCGGCACATTTGTCGTTTTGCTGATGGTTCTGTTTCCAGACTATTTCAACACTGGAGGGCGCCTGGGTTTTAATTTGACTGTATTTCTGATTCTGCTGTTCACGGTCCTGTTCGCGAACTTCGCCGAGGCGCTGGCTGAAGGCCGCGGTAAGGCACAGGCAGATTCTCTGAAGAAAAGTAAAAAAGAAACAACCGCCAATAAATGTGTTGGTCCGGATATTAAAGTTGTTAATTCTACAGAGCTGCGCAAAGGTGACATCGTCATCGTATCGCAGGGCGAGATGATTCCGGGGGATGGTGAAGTCATCGAAGGGCTCGCTTCAGTTGATGAATCGGCCATTACCGGGGAATCAGCCCCTGTCATCAAGGAAGCGGGCGGCGACTTCAGCTCCGTGACCGGTGGTACACGGGTAGTCAGTGACCGGATCAAGGTGGCCATTACCAGCGATCCGGGCGAATCGTTCATCGACAGAATGATTTCACTCGTTGAGGGCGCATCCCGTCAGAAAACGCCAAATGAAATTGCGCTGAGTACGCTGTTGACGACATTGACGCTGATCTTTCTGATTGTGGTCGTCACGCTTGCACCAATTGCCAAATATTTGGGGATATCACTTGATATTCCGGTTCTCATATCCCTTCTGGTATGTCTGATTCCTACGACTATTGGCGGTCTGCTATCAGCCATTGGGATTGCCGGGATGGACCGTGTTACCCAGTTCAATGTGCTGGCCATGTCCGGTAAGGCCGTGGAAGCTTCCGGTGATATCAATACCATGATACTGGATAAAACAGGGACAATTACGTATGGTAACCGGATGGCCAGCCAGTTTATTCCTGCAGGTGATGCTTCCCTGCCAGAAACAGCCTATTGGGCGGCAGTAAGCTCACTTAAGGATGAAACACCAGAAGGACGGTCTGTTCTTGAGCTGATGAAGAAGCAAACGCTGGGCTATGACGAGGATATTGCAGCAGGCGGCGAATTTATTGAATTCAAAGCAGAGACAAGAATGAGCGGCATTGATTTGCAGGATGGACGTCATGTCCGCAAGGGAGCGGTTGATGCGGTCCGCCAGTGGGTGCTTTCCCAAGGCGGCAGCATTCCATCAGACCTTGCCGCGAATTCGGATGCGATCGCGTCCGAAGGCGGAACGCCGCTTGCAGTTGCGGTTGACGACAAAATCTATGGATTGATTCACCTGAAGGATACTGTGAAACCGGGTATGAAGGAGCGCTTTGAACAACTCCGGGAGATGGGGATCAGGACCATCATGTGTACGGGGGATAACCCGCTGACAGCGGCAACGATTGCCCGGGAAGCCGGTGTTGATGATTATATTGCGGAGAGCAAGCCGGAAGACAAAATCGCCGTGATTCGCCGGGAACAGGCCGAAGGTAAGCTGGTAGCCATGACCGGGGACGGCACGAATGACGCGCCTGCCCTGGCCCAGGCTGATGTCGGCATTGCAATGAACAGCGGGACGGTGGCAGCGAAGGAAGCAGCAAACATGGTTGACCTGGACTCCGATCCCTCCAAGATCATTGAAGTCGTAGCCATCGGTAAACAACTGCTGATGACTCGGGGCGCATTGACCACGTTCAGCATCGCGAATGATGTTGCGAAGTATTTTGCGATCATTCCCGCGATGTTCATGGTGGCCATTCCACAGATGAACGTACTGAATGTGATGGCCCTGGGATCGCCGATGTCGGCTATTCTGAGTGCATTGATTTTCAATGCCGTTATTATTCCGCTGCTGATCCCGCTGGCAATGAAAGGCATCAAATACAAGCCAATGAGCTCGGCGCGTCTGCTCAGCCGGAACCTGATGATCTTTGGACTCGGTGGTGTCATTGCTCCATTCGCCGGTATCAAGCTGATTGATTTGGTTGTGCATTTGTGGATCTAA
- a CDS encoding MFS transporter yields MEDIKEKLWTREFVMLTVCNLLLFLNLQMVLSPLPGYVKEHFHAGAFTVSMFTTVFALSAIISRLFSAKALEKGKRNTILFLGIILAFLATLGYLWSGTLALLLCMRILFGVGFGMGSTTLPTMASGVIPIRRLGEGMGYFGLSTSIALSLGPVIGSMLLEKQGFPSLVYATLIVIALIFPLVYPLAKKVKPPVSASLPQEFTAVPRKKGFPKTLLLPSLLNMLMSVTYGGLLSFINLFGKEASLANASLFFLFNAAAVVLIRPISGKIYDKKGHKALLIPAAAFLIGGLWLLSYSTSTGFLALAALCYGLGFGTAQPTLQSWMIQLVPPQQQGMANSMYFNSLDLGIAVGALILGQIASFSSYGSMYRYSSLFLGIFIVLYALYLLTRSKDGSRLLKASADNRTMER; encoded by the coding sequence ATGGAAGACATCAAAGAAAAGCTATGGACGCGGGAATTCGTTATGCTCACCGTGTGCAATCTACTGCTGTTTTTAAATTTACAGATGGTCTTATCGCCACTGCCAGGCTATGTTAAAGAGCATTTTCATGCGGGAGCCTTTACGGTAAGCATGTTTACGACCGTATTTGCTTTGTCCGCCATTATTTCACGTCTCTTCTCGGCCAAGGCACTGGAGAAAGGCAAACGCAACACCATCCTGTTTCTCGGTATCATTCTCGCGTTTCTCGCCACCTTGGGTTACCTATGGAGCGGAACGCTAGCCTTGCTTCTGTGCATGCGGATCCTGTTCGGTGTAGGCTTCGGGATGGGCAGCACCACGCTTCCAACGATGGCATCCGGGGTAATCCCGATTCGACGCCTAGGTGAAGGAATGGGCTACTTTGGACTTTCTACCAGCATCGCGCTATCCCTCGGACCCGTAATCGGCAGTATGCTGCTGGAAAAACAAGGATTCCCGTCGCTGGTATACGCTACATTGATTGTTATCGCCCTGATCTTCCCGCTGGTATATCCGCTGGCCAAAAAGGTGAAGCCACCCGTTTCGGCGTCCCTCCCCCAGGAATTCACAGCCGTTCCGCGTAAAAAGGGCTTTCCCAAAACACTGCTCCTGCCAAGCTTGCTTAATATGCTCATGTCCGTCACTTACGGCGGTCTGCTCAGCTTCATCAACCTGTTCGGCAAAGAAGCGAGTTTGGCCAATGCCTCGCTCTTCTTCCTGTTTAATGCAGCCGCTGTAGTTCTCATCCGGCCAATATCCGGTAAAATCTATGATAAAAAGGGACATAAAGCGCTGCTCATCCCTGCGGCAGCATTCCTGATCGGAGGGCTCTGGCTGCTGTCCTATTCGACTTCAACCGGATTTCTCGCATTGGCTGCGCTTTGTTATGGTCTTGGCTTCGGTACAGCCCAGCCAACCCTGCAATCCTGGATGATTCAATTGGTTCCCCCACAACAGCAGGGCATGGCCAACAGCATGTATTTTAATTCGCTTGATTTAGGGATCGCCGTAGGCGCCTTAATTCTCGGACAGATCGCATCCTTCAGCAGCTACGGATCGATGTACCGGTATTCCTCCCTGTTCCTTGGTATCTTTATTGTATTGTATGCTCTGTATCTGCTAACCCGATCCAAGGACGGAAGCAGATTACTGAAAGCTTCCGCAGACAATCGAACGATGGAGAGATAG
- the kdpF gene encoding K(+)-transporting ATPase subunit F — protein MVRPCRGWGRGRQMIVVMVLALLVFIYLVYALIHPERF, from the coding sequence ATGGTGCGGCCATGTCGTGGATGGGGGAGGGGAAGACAAATGATCGTTGTTATGGTACTGGCGCTGCTCGTATTCATCTATTTGGTCTATGCCCTGATCCATCCGGAACGATTTTAG